One Synergistaceae bacterium genomic window carries:
- a CDS encoding Arm DNA-binding domain-containing protein, with protein MLVEEGYAVALTEMEVRKAKGREKPYQLGDGNGLHLEVLPWKFSRLAASISTCGIGYKVGNTKQASACIPKLG; from the coding sequence GTGCTTGTGGAGGAGGGGTATGCTGTAGCGCTGACGGAGATGGAAGTGCGAAAGGCCAAGGGGCGAGAAAAGCCGTACCAACTTGGGGATGGTAACGGGCTTCATTTGGAAGTTCTCCCGTGGAAGTTCTCCCGACTGGCGGCAAGTATTAGCACTTGCGGTATTGGATATAAGGTCGGGAACACAAAACAAGCCTCGGCGTGTATCCCGAAGTTGGGCTGA
- the eutS gene encoding ethanolamine utilization microcompartment protein EutS, which yields MAEDFSRSSRAEKTRIIQEFVPGKQVTIAHIIANPNRDICERIGVDNKGAVGIMTITPGEGAIIAADTASKSSNIRIEFVDRFTGGLVFSGEVSAVESALVNAMHALTETLGFAPSNITRS from the coding sequence GTGGCGGAAGATTTTTCTCGTTCTTCACGAGCCGAAAAAACTAGAATCATTCAGGAATTTGTCCCCGGTAAACAAGTGACAATCGCCCATATTATCGCAAATCCCAATAGGGACATCTGCGAACGGATCGGCGTCGATAACAAGGGCGCGGTGGGAATCATGACAATAACACCAGGCGAGGGTGCTATCATCGCGGCGGATACGGCCTCGAAATCATCCAACATCAGAATAGAATTTGTCGACCGCTTCACGGGAGGACTTGTCTTCAGTGGCGAGGTCTCCGCTGTCGAATCCGCTCTCGTTAACGCCATGCACGCCTTGACAGAGACTTTGGGCTTCGCTCCATCGAACATTACGAGGAGCTAA